Proteins found in one Sorghum bicolor cultivar BTx623 chromosome 1, Sorghum_bicolor_NCBIv3, whole genome shotgun sequence genomic segment:
- the LOC8055622 gene encoding uncharacterized protein At5g43822 isoform X1 yields the protein MEVVVRKVQQRLRKAQEEMNQWDDLNTHLLSYFSNAGTVISRFQALGEDKNYGPLRGVPNIREDLVGNQMEVLELIFVNAREILEKFNGIVKALNKALHDTKQIVRGGSALTAKQMQLRVGILPTIAECLDGFQTLCEMHQAEFTLKSSIIFLLTWKSSSSDTVVLRQLLVDQPNIPKDEVHSIFDIIFADEIC from the exons ATGGAGGTGGTGGTGCGGAAGGTGCAGCAGCGTCTTAGGAAGGCACAGGAGGAGATGAACCAGTGGGATGACCTAAACACTCACCTCCTTTCCTATTTCTCCAATGCTGGCACGGTCATCTCTCGCTTTCAG GCTCTTGGAGAGGACAAGAATTATGGTCCCTTGCGTGGTGTGCCCAACATCAGAGAGGACCTCGTGGGGAACCAGATGGAGGTTCTAGAGCTCATTTTCGTTAATGCTAGGGAGATCCT GGAGAAGTTCAATGGCATTGTGAAAGCTTTAAATAAGGCTCTGCATGACACCAAGCAGATCGTGAGAGGCGGGTCAGCACTCACGGCAAAACAGATGCAGTTACGAGTGGGAATTTTGCCAACGATTGCAGAATGTTTGGATGGATTTCAAACATTATGTGAAATGCACCAGGCAGA GTTTACACTAAAATCATCAATTATATTCTTGCTGACATGGAAGAGCAG TTCCAGTGACACTGTTGTACTACGTCAACTCTTAGTAGACCAACCAAACattccaaaagatgaag TCCACTCCATATTCGACATTATATTTGCTGATGAAATTTGTTGA
- the LOC8055623 gene encoding peroxidase 57 — protein MASAAPNGAAAAALMVAVSILALAAGASAQLQYGFYKGKCNGNDVEAVVQGIVRARFARENPIVAYLLRMQFHECAVNGCDGGLLIDGPGTEKTAPPNFSVKGYDVIAAIKAELERRCPGVVSCSDIQILATRDAVALAGGASYAVRTGRRDRRRSLASDVKLPSPEFTAAQTVAYYGSLGLSPFDAVLLLGAHTVGATRCSAIKSSRLYRYGGRAGATDPGMDPGYAFLYKNNVCPNVPSSDNNVVFLDDQWSALKLDNHYYKNLQRKRGVLSVDQNLYKDGSTSWIVDLLAKDNGLFAWLFPKALVKLSEVNVLTGTQGEIRKVCNRFN, from the exons ATGGCCTCCGCAGCGCCCAATggtgcggccgcggcggcgctcatGGTGGCCGTCTCCATCCTGGCACTTGCCGCCGGCGCCAGCGCCCAGCTGCAGTACGGCTTCTACAAGGGCAAGTGCAACGGCAACGACGTGGAGGCGGTGGTCCAGGGCATCGTCAGGGCCCGCTTCGCGCGCGAGAACCCCATCGTCGCCTACCTCCTCCGCATGCAGTTCCACGAGTGCGCCGTCAAT GGCTGCGACGGCGGCCTGCTGATCGACGGCCCCGGCACCGAGAAGACGGCGCCGCCGAACTTTAGCGTCAAGGGCTACGACGTAATCGCGGCCATCAAGGCGGAGCTGGAGCGGAGGTGCCCCGGCGTGGTGTCCTGCTCCGACATCCAGATCCTCGCCACCAGGGACGCCGTCGCGCTGGCCGGCGGGGCGTCGTACGCGGTGCGCACGGGGCGGAGGGACCGCCGGCGGTCACTGGCCTCCGACGTCAAGCTGCCGTCGCCCGAGTTCACCGCGGCGCAGACGGTCGCGTACTACGGCAGCCTGGGGCTGAGCCCGTTCGACGCGGTGCTGCTGCTGGGCGCGCACACCGTGGGCGCCACGCGCTGCAGCGCCATCAAGAGCAGCCGGCTGTACAGGTACGGCGGCAGGGCCGGCGCGACGGACCCCGGCATGGACCCGGGCTACGCGTTCTTGTACAAGAACAACGTGTGCCCCAACGTGCCGTCGTCGGACAACAACGTCGTGTTCCTGGACGACCAGTGGAGCGCGCTCAAGCTGGACAACCACTACTACAAGAACCTGCAGAGAAAACGCGGCGTGCTCTCCGTCGACCAGAACCTGTACAAGGACGGGTCCACGAGCTGGATCGTGGACCTGCTCGCCAAAGACAACGGCCTCTTCGCTTGGCTTTTCCCCAAGGCGCTCGTCAAGCTCAGCGAGGTCAACGTGCTCACCGGCACGCAGGGGGAGATCCGCAAGGTCTGCAACAGGTTCAACTGA
- the LOC8055622 gene encoding uncharacterized protein At5g43822 isoform X2, with product MEVVVRKVQQRLRKAQEEMNQWDDLNTHLLSYFSNAGTVISRFQALGEDKNYGPLRGVPNIREDLVGNQMEVLELIFVNAREILEKFNGIVKALNKALHDTKQIVRGGSALTAKQMQLRVGILPTIAECLDGFQTLCEMHQAEFTLKSSIIFLLTWKSSSSDTVVLRQLLVDQPNIPKDEAGI from the exons ATGGAGGTGGTGGTGCGGAAGGTGCAGCAGCGTCTTAGGAAGGCACAGGAGGAGATGAACCAGTGGGATGACCTAAACACTCACCTCCTTTCCTATTTCTCCAATGCTGGCACGGTCATCTCTCGCTTTCAG GCTCTTGGAGAGGACAAGAATTATGGTCCCTTGCGTGGTGTGCCCAACATCAGAGAGGACCTCGTGGGGAACCAGATGGAGGTTCTAGAGCTCATTTTCGTTAATGCTAGGGAGATCCT GGAGAAGTTCAATGGCATTGTGAAAGCTTTAAATAAGGCTCTGCATGACACCAAGCAGATCGTGAGAGGCGGGTCAGCACTCACGGCAAAACAGATGCAGTTACGAGTGGGAATTTTGCCAACGATTGCAGAATGTTTGGATGGATTTCAAACATTATGTGAAATGCACCAGGCAGA GTTTACACTAAAATCATCAATTATATTCTTGCTGACATGGAAGAGCAG TTCCAGTGACACTGTTGTACTACGTCAACTCTTAGTAGACCAACCAAACattccaaaagatgaag CTGGTATTTGA
- the LOC8055624 gene encoding peroxidase 57, with product MQPACARSAALLAALVVVLAYSAVSCRGQLANNYYAGKCGNSSVEDIIHDAVKARLAWDKRMVAGLLHLQFHDCFVAGCDASILLDGPNTEKTAPENSGIFGYDFIDDVKTALERVCPGVVSCADIIIAATRDAVGMCGGPSYQVQLGRRDGMVSQASMASILPGPNVDVPTAIDLFGRKGINALEMVSLMGAHTVGVTHCSVIHNRLFDYKGTGLPDPAMDPMYVWILTTYACPKGQAFDNIVYLDDPSSILLVDKSYYSQIMKRHGVLSVDQALGDHNATAWMVNFLATTDFFPSMFSHALNKLAALDVLTGTAGEIRKNCRRTN from the exons ATGCAGCCGGCCTGCGCGCGCTCCGCCGCGCTGCTCGCCGCCTTGGTCGTCGTGCTGGCTTATTCAGCCGTGAGCTGCCGCGGTCAGCTGGCTAACAACTACTACGCCGGCAAGTGCGGCAACTCCAGCGTGGAGGACATCATCCACGACGCCGTCAAGGCCCGCCTCGCGTGGGACAAGAGGATGGTCGCCGGCCTCCTCCACCTGCAGTTCCACGACTGCTTCGTCGCT GGGTGCGACGCGTCGATCCTGCTGGACGGGCCAAATACGGAGAAGACAGCGCCGGAGAACAGTGGCATCTTCGGCTACGACTTCATCGACGACGTCAAGACGGCGCTGGAGAGAGTATGCCCCGGCGTCGTCTCCTGTGCTGACATCATCATCGCCGCGACAAGGGACGCCGTTGGCATG TGCGGAGGGCCGAGCTACCAAGTACAACTGGGCAGAAGAGACGGCATGGTGTCACAAGCGTCAATGGCGAGCATTCTGCCGGGCCCCAACGTCGACGTCCCCACCGCTATCGATCTATTCGGACGGAAGGGCATCAACGCCCTCGAGATGGTCAGCCTAATGG GCGCGCACACAGTGGGGGTGACACACTGCTCCGTGATCCACAACCGGCTGTTCGACTACAAAGGCACTGGCTTGCCGGACCCGGCCATGGACCCGATGTACGTGTGGATCCTGACGACGTACGCGTGCCCTAAGGGCCAGGCCTTCGACAACATCGTCTACCTGGACGACCCCTCCAGCATCCTCCTCGTCGACAAGAGCTACTACTCGCAAATCATGAAGCGCCATGGCGTGCTGTCCGTGGACCAGGCTCTCGGCGACCACAACGCCACCGCGTGGATGGTGAACTTCCTCGCCACCACCGACTTCTTCCCCTCCATGTTCAGCCACGCGCTCAACAAGCTCGCCGCACTCGACGTCCTGACcggcaccgccggcgagatcaggAAAAACTGCCGGAGGACCAACTGA